A window of Primulina tabacum isolate GXHZ01 chromosome 4, ASM2559414v2, whole genome shotgun sequence contains these coding sequences:
- the LOC142541697 gene encoding uncharacterized protein LOC142541697 yields the protein MNKLEPSLEELVNMLVTFESTIKKEKLALYVGSSSGTKNDPHGKGKKRSFQRPKKSVPLKRQTPGPVVAAVPAKAEKTVDICHHCKKPGHWRRNCREYLAQKGSGKGDGKK from the exons atgaacaagcttgagccaagccttgaagagttggtgaacatgcttgtgacttttgagtccactatcaaaaaggagaagctggctctttatgtgggttcttcatctggcacAAAGAacgatccacatgggaagggaaagaagcgttctttccaacgtcccaagaagagcgtgcccttgaagaggcaaactccgggtcccgttgtggcagccgtGCCAGCCAAGGCTGAGAAGAcagttgacatctgtcatcactgcaagaagcctggacattggaggcgtaactgcagggaatatcttgcccagaagggttctggcaaag gtgatgggaagaagtag
- the LOC142543449 gene encoding uncharacterized protein LOC142543449 isoform X4, which translates to MIREKKLSRTASFPITRKNLLSNGMLKEKKLQSTLSSPITRRNLLSNQMVKDDVHDVFLLPRSNGTDVLKLGRNENLDLLVKLKDDYGINARSPLSSLKDVIQKRLTDGGDDFKRFFILYSLYSFLTPSSNRLVSLGVVKSLVHVERISDYDWCTYVLKKLCKGVHKYNINPLQKNVNGCVLLLQILYFHKLKWHGIAERCTLPLIQHWTNERIRRRIKEESAAGDYGQGEWVIGTYPVSLNGKTMVEEKEHHSSVLVEEVNEILLISDGFNDSGSRFIKYKLPTDKLDNFEIRKTAKDEVHETLLLLKRDISVVSDYHMMNLLKQMKTMEKKNVGSSQSHVLSDSQNFFSDPRVQKYIDEVVENFEIIKKLTEEMPTFDLLTPDHGQDAEAENENGVGEEETNDGFYNEGGEANSSDVRSEDFWLNNEEIGYLSKFINSNKNVLSGFDRQQKELVDYCLFVDETLSKEEMLFRSGSICAVSKENILSLSPLNEIFFSVIDAWSLSINDEEAIEKKHRRFCFNLTQSLVYVDHDIDIAKIGMRSCWNVWLSQNSYDLSLVEMIFLPFRFNNHVAAVVINFREQKIQYLDNWKYDESENSFFQAAQIVCNEMVMFLKANNHVKGADGILIYAIENVAFNWQTKKRDVDSGVYLMHHMKYFEGVVYSSPNLFKADIRHGIRAEICATIVLSEVNELRFDVLSKVFDFYTKKAEKMGLKRDQEEEEAK; encoded by the exons TGATGTCTTCTTATTGCCACGGAGTAATGGAACTGATGTTTTGAAGTTGGGACGCAACGAGAATTTAGATTTGTTGGTCAAACTAAAGGATGATTATGGTATAAATGCACGGTCACCATTGAGCTCTTTGAAGGATGTTATTCAGAAAAGGTTGACAGATGGAGGGGATGATTTTAAGAGATTTTTCATCCTTTATAGTTTGTATTCATTTTTAACTCCTAGTTCAAATCGTTTGGTCAGTTTGGGTGTTGTGAAATCATTGGTTCATGTGGAGAGGATTTCAGATTACGACTGGTGTACGTATGTCCTGAAAAAGCTTTGTAAAGGTGTGCacaagtacaatatcaatccaCTTCAGAAGAATGTGAATGGTTGTGTTTTACTTTTACAAATTTTGTATTTCCACAAGCTGAAGTGGCATGGCATTGCTGAACGATGTACTTTACCTCTCATTCAACATTGGACCAATGAGAGAATTCGCAGAAGAATCAAAGAAGAGTCAGCTGCAGGGGATTACGGGCAAGGAGAATGGGTTATTGGCACATACCCTGTCAGTTTGAATGGTAAGACAATGGTGGAGGAAAAAGAACATCACTCAAGTGTTCTGGTGGAGGAAGTGAATGAAATTCTATTGATTTCTGATGGATTTAATGATTCTGGATCCAGATTCATTAAATATAAGCTTCCTACCGACAAACTTGATAATTTTGAGATCCGAAAGACTGCAAAAGAT GAAGTACATGAGACTTTGCTTTTGCTGAAGAGGGACATTTCAGTGGTTTCAGACTATCACATGATGAATTTGTTGAAACAAATGAAGACAATGGAAAAGAAGAATGTTGGAAGTTCTCAATCACATGTTTTGTCAGATAGTCAAAACTTCTTTTCTGATCCTAGAGTTCAGAAATATATTGATGAAGtagttgaaaattttgagattATTAAAAAGTTGACTGAAGAGATGCCCACATTTGATCTCCTGACACCGGATCATGGACAAGATGCTGAAGCTGAAAATGAAAATGGTGTTGGAGAAGAGGAAACTAACGATGGATTTTATAATGAAGGGGGTGAAGCAAATTCATCTGATGTTCGATCAGAAGATTTTTGGCTTAATAATGAAGAGATTGGATATctttcaaaattcataaatagCAACAAAAATGTCCTATCTGGTTTTGATCGACAACAGAAAGAATTGGTTGATTATTGTCTCTTTGTTGATGAGACATTGAGTAAAGA GGAGATGTTGTTTCGTAGTGGAAGTATTTGTGCTGTTTCAAAAGAGAACATCTTATCATTGAGTCCATtgaacgaaatatttttttctgtCATTGATGCATGGTCTCTGTCAATCAATGATGAAGAAGCAATTGAAAAGAAACACAGACGTTTTTGCTTCAACCTCACCCAAAGT CTTGTTTATGTGGATCATGATATCGACATTGCTAAAATTGGTATGAGGAGTTGTTGGAATGTTTGGTTGAGCCAAAATAGTTATGATTTGAGCTTGGTGGAGATG ATTTTTCTGCCATTTCGTTTCAATAACCATGTCGCTGCAGTTGTTATCAACTTTCGTGAACAAAAAATTCAGTATCTAGACAACTGGAAGTATGATGAATCTGAAAATTCCTTCTTTCAGGCTGCACAAATAGTG TGTAATGAAATGGTTATGTTCTTGAAAGCAAACAATCATGTTAAAGGAGCTGATGGAATTCTGATATATGCGATTGAAAATGTGGCCTTCAATTGGCAAACAAAAAAGAGGGATGTTGATAGTGGTGTATACCTGATGCATCACATGAAGTATTTTGAAGGTGTAGTATATTCATCTCCAAATTTGTTCAAG GCTGATATAAGACACGGTATTAGAGCTGAAATATGTGCAACCATTGTGCTTAGTGAGGTAAATGAATTGAGATTCGATGTTTTGAGTAAAGTGTTTGATTTTTACACGAAGAAAGCTGAAAAGATGGGCTTAAAGAGAGatcaagaagaagaagaagcaaaATAA
- the LOC142543449 gene encoding uncharacterized protein LOC142543449 isoform X6: protein MIREKKLSRTASFPITRKNLLSNGMLKDDVHDVFLLPRSNGTDVLKLGRNENLDLLVKLKDDYGINARSPLSSLKDVIQKRLTDGGDDFKRFFILYSLYSFLTPSSNRLVSLGVVKSLVHVERISDYDWCTYVLKKLCKGVHKYNINPLQKNVNGCVLLLQILYFHKLKWHGIAERCTLPLIQHWTNERIRRRIKEESAAGDYGQGEWVIGTYPVSLNGKTMVEEKEHHSSVLVEEVNEILLISDGFNDSGSRFIKYKLPTDKLDNFEIRKTAKDEVHETLLLLKRDISVVSDYHMMNLLKQMKTMEKKNVGSSQSHVLSDSQNFFSDPRVQKYIDEVVENFEIIKKLTEEMPTFDLLTPDHGQDAEAENENGVGEEETNDGFYNEGGEANSSDVRSEDFWLNNEEIGYLSKFINSNKNVLSGFDRQQKELVDYCLFVDETLSKEEMLFRSGSICAVSKENILSLSPLNEIFFSVIDAWSLSINDEEAIEKKHRRFCFNLTQSLVYVDHDIDIAKIGMRSCWNVWLSQNSYDLSLVEMIFLPFRFNNHVAAVVINFREQKIQYLDNWKYDESENSFFQAAQIVCNEMVMFLKANNHVKGADGILIYAIENVAFNWQTKKRDVDSGVYLMHHMKYFEGVVYSSPNLFKADIRHGIRAEICATIVLSEVNELRFDVLSKVFDFYTKKAEKMGLKRDQEEEEAK from the exons TGATGTCTTCTTATTGCCACGGAGTAATGGAACTGATGTTTTGAAGTTGGGACGCAACGAGAATTTAGATTTGTTGGTCAAACTAAAGGATGATTATGGTATAAATGCACGGTCACCATTGAGCTCTTTGAAGGATGTTATTCAGAAAAGGTTGACAGATGGAGGGGATGATTTTAAGAGATTTTTCATCCTTTATAGTTTGTATTCATTTTTAACTCCTAGTTCAAATCGTTTGGTCAGTTTGGGTGTTGTGAAATCATTGGTTCATGTGGAGAGGATTTCAGATTACGACTGGTGTACGTATGTCCTGAAAAAGCTTTGTAAAGGTGTGCacaagtacaatatcaatccaCTTCAGAAGAATGTGAATGGTTGTGTTTTACTTTTACAAATTTTGTATTTCCACAAGCTGAAGTGGCATGGCATTGCTGAACGATGTACTTTACCTCTCATTCAACATTGGACCAATGAGAGAATTCGCAGAAGAATCAAAGAAGAGTCAGCTGCAGGGGATTACGGGCAAGGAGAATGGGTTATTGGCACATACCCTGTCAGTTTGAATGGTAAGACAATGGTGGAGGAAAAAGAACATCACTCAAGTGTTCTGGTGGAGGAAGTGAATGAAATTCTATTGATTTCTGATGGATTTAATGATTCTGGATCCAGATTCATTAAATATAAGCTTCCTACCGACAAACTTGATAATTTTGAGATCCGAAAGACTGCAAAAGAT GAAGTACATGAGACTTTGCTTTTGCTGAAGAGGGACATTTCAGTGGTTTCAGACTATCACATGATGAATTTGTTGAAACAAATGAAGACAATGGAAAAGAAGAATGTTGGAAGTTCTCAATCACATGTTTTGTCAGATAGTCAAAACTTCTTTTCTGATCCTAGAGTTCAGAAATATATTGATGAAGtagttgaaaattttgagattATTAAAAAGTTGACTGAAGAGATGCCCACATTTGATCTCCTGACACCGGATCATGGACAAGATGCTGAAGCTGAAAATGAAAATGGTGTTGGAGAAGAGGAAACTAACGATGGATTTTATAATGAAGGGGGTGAAGCAAATTCATCTGATGTTCGATCAGAAGATTTTTGGCTTAATAATGAAGAGATTGGATATctttcaaaattcataaatagCAACAAAAATGTCCTATCTGGTTTTGATCGACAACAGAAAGAATTGGTTGATTATTGTCTCTTTGTTGATGAGACATTGAGTAAAGA GGAGATGTTGTTTCGTAGTGGAAGTATTTGTGCTGTTTCAAAAGAGAACATCTTATCATTGAGTCCATtgaacgaaatatttttttctgtCATTGATGCATGGTCTCTGTCAATCAATGATGAAGAAGCAATTGAAAAGAAACACAGACGTTTTTGCTTCAACCTCACCCAAAGT CTTGTTTATGTGGATCATGATATCGACATTGCTAAAATTGGTATGAGGAGTTGTTGGAATGTTTGGTTGAGCCAAAATAGTTATGATTTGAGCTTGGTGGAGATG ATTTTTCTGCCATTTCGTTTCAATAACCATGTCGCTGCAGTTGTTATCAACTTTCGTGAACAAAAAATTCAGTATCTAGACAACTGGAAGTATGATGAATCTGAAAATTCCTTCTTTCAGGCTGCACAAATAGTG TGTAATGAAATGGTTATGTTCTTGAAAGCAAACAATCATGTTAAAGGAGCTGATGGAATTCTGATATATGCGATTGAAAATGTGGCCTTCAATTGGCAAACAAAAAAGAGGGATGTTGATAGTGGTGTATACCTGATGCATCACATGAAGTATTTTGAAGGTGTAGTATATTCATCTCCAAATTTGTTCAAG GCTGATATAAGACACGGTATTAGAGCTGAAATATGTGCAACCATTGTGCTTAGTGAGGTAAATGAATTGAGATTCGATGTTTTGAGTAAAGTGTTTGATTTTTACACGAAGAAAGCTGAAAAGATGGGCTTAAAGAGAGatcaagaagaagaagaagcaaaATAA
- the LOC142543449 gene encoding uncharacterized protein LOC142543449 isoform X7 has product MLKDDVHDVFLLPRSNGTDVLKLGRNENLDLLVKLKDDYGINARSPLSSLKDVIQKRLTDGGDDFKRFFILYSLYSFLTPSSNRLVSLGVVKSLVHVERISDYDWCTYVLKKLCKGVHKYNINPLQKNVNGCVLLLQILYFHKLKWHGIAERCTLPLIQHWTNERIRRRIKEESAAGDYGQGEWVIGTYPVSLNGKTMVEEKEHHSSVLVEEVNEILLISDGFNDSGSRFIKYKLPTDKLDNFEIRKTAKDEVHETLLLLKRDISVVSDYHMMNLLKQMKTMEKKNVGSSQSHVLSDSQNFFSDPRVQKYIDEVVENFEIIKKLTEEMPTFDLLTPDHGQDAEAENENGVGEEETNDGFYNEGGEANSSDVRSEDFWLNNEEIGYLSKFINSNKNVLSGFDRQQKELVDYCLFVDETLSKEEMLFRSGSICAVSKENILSLSPLNEIFFSVIDAWSLSINDEEAIEKKHRRFCFNLTQSLVYVDHDIDIAKIGMRSCWNVWLSQNSYDLSLVEMIFLPFRFNNHVAAVVINFREQKIQYLDNWKYDESENSFFQAAQIVCNEMVMFLKANNHVKGADGILIYAIENVAFNWQTKKRDVDSGVYLMHHMKYFEGVVYSSPNLFKADIRHGIRAEICATIVLSEVNELRFDVLSKVFDFYTKKAEKMGLKRDQEEEEAK; this is encoded by the exons TGATGTCTTCTTATTGCCACGGAGTAATGGAACTGATGTTTTGAAGTTGGGACGCAACGAGAATTTAGATTTGTTGGTCAAACTAAAGGATGATTATGGTATAAATGCACGGTCACCATTGAGCTCTTTGAAGGATGTTATTCAGAAAAGGTTGACAGATGGAGGGGATGATTTTAAGAGATTTTTCATCCTTTATAGTTTGTATTCATTTTTAACTCCTAGTTCAAATCGTTTGGTCAGTTTGGGTGTTGTGAAATCATTGGTTCATGTGGAGAGGATTTCAGATTACGACTGGTGTACGTATGTCCTGAAAAAGCTTTGTAAAGGTGTGCacaagtacaatatcaatccaCTTCAGAAGAATGTGAATGGTTGTGTTTTACTTTTACAAATTTTGTATTTCCACAAGCTGAAGTGGCATGGCATTGCTGAACGATGTACTTTACCTCTCATTCAACATTGGACCAATGAGAGAATTCGCAGAAGAATCAAAGAAGAGTCAGCTGCAGGGGATTACGGGCAAGGAGAATGGGTTATTGGCACATACCCTGTCAGTTTGAATGGTAAGACAATGGTGGAGGAAAAAGAACATCACTCAAGTGTTCTGGTGGAGGAAGTGAATGAAATTCTATTGATTTCTGATGGATTTAATGATTCTGGATCCAGATTCATTAAATATAAGCTTCCTACCGACAAACTTGATAATTTTGAGATCCGAAAGACTGCAAAAGAT GAAGTACATGAGACTTTGCTTTTGCTGAAGAGGGACATTTCAGTGGTTTCAGACTATCACATGATGAATTTGTTGAAACAAATGAAGACAATGGAAAAGAAGAATGTTGGAAGTTCTCAATCACATGTTTTGTCAGATAGTCAAAACTTCTTTTCTGATCCTAGAGTTCAGAAATATATTGATGAAGtagttgaaaattttgagattATTAAAAAGTTGACTGAAGAGATGCCCACATTTGATCTCCTGACACCGGATCATGGACAAGATGCTGAAGCTGAAAATGAAAATGGTGTTGGAGAAGAGGAAACTAACGATGGATTTTATAATGAAGGGGGTGAAGCAAATTCATCTGATGTTCGATCAGAAGATTTTTGGCTTAATAATGAAGAGATTGGATATctttcaaaattcataaatagCAACAAAAATGTCCTATCTGGTTTTGATCGACAACAGAAAGAATTGGTTGATTATTGTCTCTTTGTTGATGAGACATTGAGTAAAGA GGAGATGTTGTTTCGTAGTGGAAGTATTTGTGCTGTTTCAAAAGAGAACATCTTATCATTGAGTCCATtgaacgaaatatttttttctgtCATTGATGCATGGTCTCTGTCAATCAATGATGAAGAAGCAATTGAAAAGAAACACAGACGTTTTTGCTTCAACCTCACCCAAAGT CTTGTTTATGTGGATCATGATATCGACATTGCTAAAATTGGTATGAGGAGTTGTTGGAATGTTTGGTTGAGCCAAAATAGTTATGATTTGAGCTTGGTGGAGATG ATTTTTCTGCCATTTCGTTTCAATAACCATGTCGCTGCAGTTGTTATCAACTTTCGTGAACAAAAAATTCAGTATCTAGACAACTGGAAGTATGATGAATCTGAAAATTCCTTCTTTCAGGCTGCACAAATAGTG TGTAATGAAATGGTTATGTTCTTGAAAGCAAACAATCATGTTAAAGGAGCTGATGGAATTCTGATATATGCGATTGAAAATGTGGCCTTCAATTGGCAAACAAAAAAGAGGGATGTTGATAGTGGTGTATACCTGATGCATCACATGAAGTATTTTGAAGGTGTAGTATATTCATCTCCAAATTTGTTCAAG GCTGATATAAGACACGGTATTAGAGCTGAAATATGTGCAACCATTGTGCTTAGTGAGGTAAATGAATTGAGATTCGATGTTTTGAGTAAAGTGTTTGATTTTTACACGAAGAAAGCTGAAAAGATGGGCTTAAAGAGAGatcaagaagaagaagaagcaaaATAA
- the LOC142543449 gene encoding uncharacterized protein LOC142543449 isoform X5: protein MLKWLIKNFNGASRMLKIDNNRSFVVTADDVHDVFLLPRSNGTDVLKLGRNENLDLLVKLKDDYGINARSPLSSLKDVIQKRLTDGGDDFKRFFILYSLYSFLTPSSNRLVSLGVVKSLVHVERISDYDWCTYVLKKLCKGVHKYNINPLQKNVNGCVLLLQILYFHKLKWHGIAERCTLPLIQHWTNERIRRRIKEESAAGDYGQGEWVIGTYPVSLNGKTMVEEKEHHSSVLVEEVNEILLISDGFNDSGSRFIKYKLPTDKLDNFEIRKTAKDEVHETLLLLKRDISVVSDYHMMNLLKQMKTMEKKNVGSSQSHVLSDSQNFFSDPRVQKYIDEVVENFEIIKKLTEEMPTFDLLTPDHGQDAEAENENGVGEEETNDGFYNEGGEANSSDVRSEDFWLNNEEIGYLSKFINSNKNVLSGFDRQQKELVDYCLFVDETLSKEEMLFRSGSICAVSKENILSLSPLNEIFFSVIDAWSLSINDEEAIEKKHRRFCFNLTQSLVYVDHDIDIAKIGMRSCWNVWLSQNSYDLSLVEMIFLPFRFNNHVAAVVINFREQKIQYLDNWKYDESENSFFQAAQIVCNEMVMFLKANNHVKGADGILIYAIENVAFNWQTKKRDVDSGVYLMHHMKYFEGVVYSSPNLFKADIRHGIRAEICATIVLSEVNELRFDVLSKVFDFYTKKAEKMGLKRDQEEEEAK, encoded by the exons TGATGTCTTCTTATTGCCACGGAGTAATGGAACTGATGTTTTGAAGTTGGGACGCAACGAGAATTTAGATTTGTTGGTCAAACTAAAGGATGATTATGGTATAAATGCACGGTCACCATTGAGCTCTTTGAAGGATGTTATTCAGAAAAGGTTGACAGATGGAGGGGATGATTTTAAGAGATTTTTCATCCTTTATAGTTTGTATTCATTTTTAACTCCTAGTTCAAATCGTTTGGTCAGTTTGGGTGTTGTGAAATCATTGGTTCATGTGGAGAGGATTTCAGATTACGACTGGTGTACGTATGTCCTGAAAAAGCTTTGTAAAGGTGTGCacaagtacaatatcaatccaCTTCAGAAGAATGTGAATGGTTGTGTTTTACTTTTACAAATTTTGTATTTCCACAAGCTGAAGTGGCATGGCATTGCTGAACGATGTACTTTACCTCTCATTCAACATTGGACCAATGAGAGAATTCGCAGAAGAATCAAAGAAGAGTCAGCTGCAGGGGATTACGGGCAAGGAGAATGGGTTATTGGCACATACCCTGTCAGTTTGAATGGTAAGACAATGGTGGAGGAAAAAGAACATCACTCAAGTGTTCTGGTGGAGGAAGTGAATGAAATTCTATTGATTTCTGATGGATTTAATGATTCTGGATCCAGATTCATTAAATATAAGCTTCCTACCGACAAACTTGATAATTTTGAGATCCGAAAGACTGCAAAAGAT GAAGTACATGAGACTTTGCTTTTGCTGAAGAGGGACATTTCAGTGGTTTCAGACTATCACATGATGAATTTGTTGAAACAAATGAAGACAATGGAAAAGAAGAATGTTGGAAGTTCTCAATCACATGTTTTGTCAGATAGTCAAAACTTCTTTTCTGATCCTAGAGTTCAGAAATATATTGATGAAGtagttgaaaattttgagattATTAAAAAGTTGACTGAAGAGATGCCCACATTTGATCTCCTGACACCGGATCATGGACAAGATGCTGAAGCTGAAAATGAAAATGGTGTTGGAGAAGAGGAAACTAACGATGGATTTTATAATGAAGGGGGTGAAGCAAATTCATCTGATGTTCGATCAGAAGATTTTTGGCTTAATAATGAAGAGATTGGATATctttcaaaattcataaatagCAACAAAAATGTCCTATCTGGTTTTGATCGACAACAGAAAGAATTGGTTGATTATTGTCTCTTTGTTGATGAGACATTGAGTAAAGA GGAGATGTTGTTTCGTAGTGGAAGTATTTGTGCTGTTTCAAAAGAGAACATCTTATCATTGAGTCCATtgaacgaaatatttttttctgtCATTGATGCATGGTCTCTGTCAATCAATGATGAAGAAGCAATTGAAAAGAAACACAGACGTTTTTGCTTCAACCTCACCCAAAGT CTTGTTTATGTGGATCATGATATCGACATTGCTAAAATTGGTATGAGGAGTTGTTGGAATGTTTGGTTGAGCCAAAATAGTTATGATTTGAGCTTGGTGGAGATG ATTTTTCTGCCATTTCGTTTCAATAACCATGTCGCTGCAGTTGTTATCAACTTTCGTGAACAAAAAATTCAGTATCTAGACAACTGGAAGTATGATGAATCTGAAAATTCCTTCTTTCAGGCTGCACAAATAGTG TGTAATGAAATGGTTATGTTCTTGAAAGCAAACAATCATGTTAAAGGAGCTGATGGAATTCTGATATATGCGATTGAAAATGTGGCCTTCAATTGGCAAACAAAAAAGAGGGATGTTGATAGTGGTGTATACCTGATGCATCACATGAAGTATTTTGAAGGTGTAGTATATTCATCTCCAAATTTGTTCAAG GCTGATATAAGACACGGTATTAGAGCTGAAATATGTGCAACCATTGTGCTTAGTGAGGTAAATGAATTGAGATTCGATGTTTTGAGTAAAGTGTTTGATTTTTACACGAAGAAAGCTGAAAAGATGGGCTTAAAGAGAGatcaagaagaagaagaagcaaaATAA
- the LOC142543449 gene encoding uncharacterized protein LOC142543449 isoform X8, protein MVKDDVHDVFLLPRSNGTDVLKLGRNENLDLLVKLKDDYGINARSPLSSLKDVIQKRLTDGGDDFKRFFILYSLYSFLTPSSNRLVSLGVVKSLVHVERISDYDWCTYVLKKLCKGVHKYNINPLQKNVNGCVLLLQILYFHKLKWHGIAERCTLPLIQHWTNERIRRRIKEESAAGDYGQGEWVIGTYPVSLNGKTMVEEKEHHSSVLVEEVNEILLISDGFNDSGSRFIKYKLPTDKLDNFEIRKTAKDEVHETLLLLKRDISVVSDYHMMNLLKQMKTMEKKNVGSSQSHVLSDSQNFFSDPRVQKYIDEVVENFEIIKKLTEEMPTFDLLTPDHGQDAEAENENGVGEEETNDGFYNEGGEANSSDVRSEDFWLNNEEIGYLSKFINSNKNVLSGFDRQQKELVDYCLFVDETLSKEEMLFRSGSICAVSKENILSLSPLNEIFFSVIDAWSLSINDEEAIEKKHRRFCFNLTQSLVYVDHDIDIAKIGMRSCWNVWLSQNSYDLSLVEMIFLPFRFNNHVAAVVINFREQKIQYLDNWKYDESENSFFQAAQIVCNEMVMFLKANNHVKGADGILIYAIENVAFNWQTKKRDVDSGVYLMHHMKYFEGVVYSSPNLFKADIRHGIRAEICATIVLSEVNELRFDVLSKVFDFYTKKAEKMGLKRDQEEEEAK, encoded by the exons TGATGTCTTCTTATTGCCACGGAGTAATGGAACTGATGTTTTGAAGTTGGGACGCAACGAGAATTTAGATTTGTTGGTCAAACTAAAGGATGATTATGGTATAAATGCACGGTCACCATTGAGCTCTTTGAAGGATGTTATTCAGAAAAGGTTGACAGATGGAGGGGATGATTTTAAGAGATTTTTCATCCTTTATAGTTTGTATTCATTTTTAACTCCTAGTTCAAATCGTTTGGTCAGTTTGGGTGTTGTGAAATCATTGGTTCATGTGGAGAGGATTTCAGATTACGACTGGTGTACGTATGTCCTGAAAAAGCTTTGTAAAGGTGTGCacaagtacaatatcaatccaCTTCAGAAGAATGTGAATGGTTGTGTTTTACTTTTACAAATTTTGTATTTCCACAAGCTGAAGTGGCATGGCATTGCTGAACGATGTACTTTACCTCTCATTCAACATTGGACCAATGAGAGAATTCGCAGAAGAATCAAAGAAGAGTCAGCTGCAGGGGATTACGGGCAAGGAGAATGGGTTATTGGCACATACCCTGTCAGTTTGAATGGTAAGACAATGGTGGAGGAAAAAGAACATCACTCAAGTGTTCTGGTGGAGGAAGTGAATGAAATTCTATTGATTTCTGATGGATTTAATGATTCTGGATCCAGATTCATTAAATATAAGCTTCCTACCGACAAACTTGATAATTTTGAGATCCGAAAGACTGCAAAAGAT GAAGTACATGAGACTTTGCTTTTGCTGAAGAGGGACATTTCAGTGGTTTCAGACTATCACATGATGAATTTGTTGAAACAAATGAAGACAATGGAAAAGAAGAATGTTGGAAGTTCTCAATCACATGTTTTGTCAGATAGTCAAAACTTCTTTTCTGATCCTAGAGTTCAGAAATATATTGATGAAGtagttgaaaattttgagattATTAAAAAGTTGACTGAAGAGATGCCCACATTTGATCTCCTGACACCGGATCATGGACAAGATGCTGAAGCTGAAAATGAAAATGGTGTTGGAGAAGAGGAAACTAACGATGGATTTTATAATGAAGGGGGTGAAGCAAATTCATCTGATGTTCGATCAGAAGATTTTTGGCTTAATAATGAAGAGATTGGATATctttcaaaattcataaatagCAACAAAAATGTCCTATCTGGTTTTGATCGACAACAGAAAGAATTGGTTGATTATTGTCTCTTTGTTGATGAGACATTGAGTAAAGA GGAGATGTTGTTTCGTAGTGGAAGTATTTGTGCTGTTTCAAAAGAGAACATCTTATCATTGAGTCCATtgaacgaaatatttttttctgtCATTGATGCATGGTCTCTGTCAATCAATGATGAAGAAGCAATTGAAAAGAAACACAGACGTTTTTGCTTCAACCTCACCCAAAGT CTTGTTTATGTGGATCATGATATCGACATTGCTAAAATTGGTATGAGGAGTTGTTGGAATGTTTGGTTGAGCCAAAATAGTTATGATTTGAGCTTGGTGGAGATG ATTTTTCTGCCATTTCGTTTCAATAACCATGTCGCTGCAGTTGTTATCAACTTTCGTGAACAAAAAATTCAGTATCTAGACAACTGGAAGTATGATGAATCTGAAAATTCCTTCTTTCAGGCTGCACAAATAGTG TGTAATGAAATGGTTATGTTCTTGAAAGCAAACAATCATGTTAAAGGAGCTGATGGAATTCTGATATATGCGATTGAAAATGTGGCCTTCAATTGGCAAACAAAAAAGAGGGATGTTGATAGTGGTGTATACCTGATGCATCACATGAAGTATTTTGAAGGTGTAGTATATTCATCTCCAAATTTGTTCAAG GCTGATATAAGACACGGTATTAGAGCTGAAATATGTGCAACCATTGTGCTTAGTGAGGTAAATGAATTGAGATTCGATGTTTTGAGTAAAGTGTTTGATTTTTACACGAAGAAAGCTGAAAAGATGGGCTTAAAGAGAGatcaagaagaagaagaagcaaaATAA